The proteins below are encoded in one region of Candidatus Cloacimonas sp.:
- a CDS encoding 3-deoxy-8-phosphooctulonate synthase: MNKLYKELSDCQGFFLIAGPCVIESKNIMFTVAETLKNLCTAKGIPLIFKSSYRKANRSSVMSFSGPGMEEGLNLLAEIKREFELPILTDVHECCEVAAAAEVCDILQIPAFLSRQTDLIKTAASTGKIINIKKGQFMAPEDMKLAA, from the coding sequence ATGAACAAACTATATAAGGAACTTTCCGACTGCCAAGGTTTTTTCCTGATCGCAGGTCCCTGCGTGATTGAGTCAAAAAATATAATGTTTACCGTGGCGGAAACATTGAAGAATTTATGCACCGCCAAAGGAATTCCCCTCATCTTCAAATCGTCCTATAGAAAGGCAAATCGGAGTTCTGTAATGTCTTTTAGCGGTCCTGGCATGGAAGAAGGGCTGAATTTATTGGCGGAAATAAAAAGGGAATTTGAACTTCCGATTCTTACGGATGTGCATGAATGCTGTGAAGTTGCCGCTGCAGCCGAGGTTTGTGACATCTTACAAATTCCCGCTTTTCTATCCAGACAAACTGATTTGATCAAAACTGCCGCTTCCACGGGCAAAATTATCAATATCAAAAAGGGACAATTTATGGCTCCTGAGGATATGAAATTAGCTGCGGA